In a genomic window of Bemisia tabaci chromosome 1, PGI_BMITA_v3:
- the LOC140226074 gene encoding LOW QUALITY PROTEIN: uncharacterized protein (The sequence of the model RefSeq protein was modified relative to this genomic sequence to represent the inferred CDS: inserted 1 base in 1 codon), giving the protein MLRDSENTILSGSSSKDSKPSSQGSVFESKLQSPKRKRLQILDEELSSTLDRTRTSNRNATFLIAKTAKSMGVDVKTLTVSEASVRRRRAELRKKSAQRIQKNFNPDVPLTIHVDGKLLPPLMGDKKKVDRLPILVTGHNIDQLLSVPALPSGKGIFIAEAICQTVNVNWNIEEQVKSICFDTTSSNTGVKSGSCVCTERILGKRLLYCACRHHVSELLLDAAVTSRIGKRNQPENPIFTNFRDEWEDINPSTYTTAIDDPDILENVQPIKTELLNFCFEQLSVSKHKHREDYRELXELVIIFCGATPERGVRFRRPGAVSNARWMAKALYILKMYMFQKRFTMSKELLGHIKDICTFIVCIPGVHKVTEKWYLFLFKSYTHFSVTLWTPGIRKVLVPIAVGVMAPKNDCDLLSSLLAYEKINLPISTVALKKLLNHLWCLSEELVALACFHERVPFKTKLRMVKAMEKESSTTSPPRKALLDINLLRRKKNISLENFETSNTHNFFNLLNIPEDFLNSHPSEWSQLENYNAACKIVKSMKVVNDAAERSVALLTAFNKAITSQEDQKQFLLLTVTENLKKYPSASKTFLL; this is encoded by the exons ATGCTAAGAGACTCTGAAAACACTATATTGTCAGGATCGTCTTCAAAAGATTCTAAACCGTCATCTCAAGGAAGTGTTTTTGAGTCTAAGTTACAGTCGCCTAAGAGAAAGCGGTTGCAAATATTAGACGAGGAATTGAGTTCAACTTTAGATCGCACGAGAACCTCCAATCGAAACGCCACTTTTCTCATCGCAAAAACCGCTAAATCAATGGGTGTTGATGTGAAGACTCTAACTGTTAGCGAGGCATCTGTGAGACGAAGAAGAGCTGAGCTAAGAAAAAAGTCTGCTCAACGAATTCAAAAGAACTTTAATCCTGACGTGCCACTCACAATACATGTAGATGGCAAACTTTTACCTCCATTGATGGGTGATAAGAAAAAGGTTGACCGATTACCAATTTTAGTCACAGGTCACAACATTGATCAACTTTTAAGTGTACCTGCATTGCCTTCTGGCAAAGGTATCTTTATAGCTGAGGCAATTTGCCAAACTGTCAACGTCAAC TGGAATATAGAGGAGCAAGTCAAATCTATATGCTTTGATACCACGTCCTCAAACACTGGAGTTAAAAGTGGTTCTTGTGTCTGTACGGAGCGAATCTTAGGTAAACGTCTCTTATATTGTGCTTGTCGACATCATGTTTCTGAACTCCTTCTCGATGCTGCAGTCACTTCTCGCATAGGCAAGAGGAACCAACCTGAAAATCCTATTTTTACCAACTTCCGCGACGAGTGGGAGGATATCAATCCAAGTACCTATACGACGGCCATAGACGACCCTGACATTCTTGAAAATGTGCAGCCTATCAAGACAGAACTTTTAAACTTCTGTTTCGAGCAACTTTCGGTGAGT AAACATAAACATAGAGAAGATTATAGAGAGC CTGAACTTGTGATCATATTTTGCGGAGCAACACCAGAGAGAGGGGTACGGTTCAGAAGACCTGGAGCAGTATCAAATGCCCGCTGGATGGCGAAGGCtctatatattttaaaaatgtatatgtTTCAGAAACGATTCACTATGTCCAAAGAACTGTTAGGTCATATTAAAGACATTTGCACTTTTATTGTTTGTATACCGGGTGtccataaagtaactgaaaagtgg tatctttttttgttcaaaagttatacccacttttcagttactttatggaCACCCGGTATACGTAAAGTATTGGTTCCAATCGCCGTCGGGGTAATGGCGCCAAAAAATGACTGTGATTTGTTATCGAGTCTTTTGgcttatgaaaaaataaaccttcCTATTTCTACAGTTGCTTTAAAAAAGTTACTCAATCATCTATGGTGCCTGTCCGAAGAATTGGTAGCTTTAGcatgttttcatgagcgggtccCCTTCAAAACAAAACTTCGCATGGTGAAGGCCATGGAAAAAGAGAGCTCAACAACTAGTCCTCCAAGGAAAGCATTGCTTGACATTAACTTATtgagaaggaagaaaaacatctcattggaaaatttcgaaacttcaaacacgcacaatttttttaatctactGAATATCCCTGAGGATTTTCTCAACTCCCATCCTTCCGAATGGAGTCAGCTCGAAAATTATAATGCAGCTTGTAAAATCGTAAAGAGTATGAAAGTCGTCAATGATGCCGCCGAGAGATCAGTGGCATTATTGACGGCTTTCAACAAAGCCATAACATCGCAGGAGGACCAAAAgcaatttttactccttactgtcacagagaatttgaaaaagtatCCCTCAGCAAGCAAAACATTTTTGTTGTAG